A DNA window from Zingiber officinale cultivar Zhangliang chromosome 3A, Zo_v1.1, whole genome shotgun sequence contains the following coding sequences:
- the LOC122050635 gene encoding uncharacterized protein LOC122050635: MEYYLKTQVEMWMIIQTGLVLQLDDTRKPVSCENWDISLMKKIEVDAKVTCTLQCGLTKEELNKVDPFSSPKDLWEKLIEIHEGISDTKDGESVSQLRAWIQDLLNGLHTISQKVENRDIIRYALNAFPRNTLRTSMVDAYCWIAGAG, from the exons ATGGAGTActacctcaagacgcaagtcgagatgtggatgatcattcaAACCGGCCTCGTACTCCAACTCGACGATACTagaaaaccagtatcatgcgagaactgggacatAAGCCTGATGAAGAAGATCGAAGTCGATGCCAAAGTAACATGCACTCTTCAATGCGGCTTAACTAAAGAAGAATTGAACAAAGTCGACCCATTCTCAAGCCCTAAAGATCTGTGGGAAAAGCTAATTGAGATACACGAAGGGATCtccgacacaaag gatggAGAATCGGTAAGCCAACTTCGTGCTTGGATCCAGGACCTTCTCAACGGTCTGCACACAATCAGTCAAAAGGTGGAGAATCGCGACATCATCAGGTATGCACTAaatgcatttccaaggaacactttacggacatccatggtagatgcttactgTTGGATCGCgggggccggctag